The following coding sequences lie in one Rutidosis leptorrhynchoides isolate AG116_Rl617_1_P2 chromosome 4, CSIRO_AGI_Rlap_v1, whole genome shotgun sequence genomic window:
- the LOC139840264 gene encoding probable serine/threonine-protein kinase PBL10 isoform X6, whose protein sequence is MANQYFPDNKPYQIIASYLQKEFQKSSLSSFQRTMDSINIFAALTHVCLHCTTTNHRLTMADVITELRKSQTLHLGVEVVSLQEIKSATNCFNNQNVIAKGSSGTIYKGELTLTMGLKVFAVKRFDEIDCFGENAFLKKVTMFSLCVHDNIMPLRGFCEEDNEKIIIMEHASNGSLDGHINKSSLTWGLRLKIAISVAKGLSHIHSLDNIQSTYHGDIIKTSKILLDGDWKASILYFVTSKGHDRLGYLDPLLLSDGATTTGSDFYAFGVVLFQILSGKLAIEKAEKYPQDKLRKIISREQKSDAEYEYEDEYEDEYEVFLGWLAVRCYEDRILEEITFHDLKTQTESISIFSEVAYLCLKKDRPNMAWVISKLEEALNIHNEWECEQKLRDYEDILKMSKYMPSNKITKKELYARLCLGMSIDNGKMWVSLNKDGKTNELISATEFEYKNLRILKWRSEKSSRVQYAHNFVG, encoded by the exons ATGGCCAATCAATATTTCCCAGACAATAAACCATACCAGATCATTGCTTCGTATCTACAGAAAGAGTTTCAGAAAAGTTCCTTGTCATCATTCCAGAGAACCATGGATTCCATAAACATATTTGCAGCTTTAACACATGTTTGCTTACATTGCACTACAACCAATCACCGCCTCACAATGGCTGATGTCATCACTGAACTTAGAAAATCGCAGACATTGCAC CTAGGGGTTGAAGTTGTTTCTTTACAAGAAATCAAGTCTGCCACAAATTGTTTCAATAATCAAAATGTTATTGCGAAGGGATCGTCTGGTACAATTTACAAAGGAGAACTCACTCTTACTATGGGACTAAAAGTGTTTGCTGTAAAAAGGTTTGATGAGATTGATTGTTTTGGAGAAAATGCATTCTTAAAAAAGGTTACAATGTTTTCTCTTTGTGTGCATGATAACATCATGCCGCTTCGAGGCTTTTGTGAAGAAGATAATGAGAAAATCATTATTATGGAGCATGCGAGTAATGGAAGTCTTGATGGGCATATAAACAAATCTAGTCTCACATGGGGACTAAGACTCAAGATAGCTATTAGTGTTGCGAAAGGGCTATCTCATATTCATTCTTTGGATAATATTCAAAGCACATACCACGGTGACATTATAAAAACTAGCAAGATTCTACTTGATGGTGACTGGAAAGCATCAATCTTATATTTTGTTACATCTAAAGGTCATGACAGGCTAGGCTATCTTGATCCGTTACTTTTGTCAGATGGTGCAACAACAACAGGATCAGATTTTTATGCATTTGGAGTCGTTTTATTTCAGATATTATCTGGGAAGTTGGCAATAGAAAAGGCAGAAAAGTATCCACAAGATAAACTTCGAAAAATTATAAGCCGTGAACAAAAAAGTGATGCAGAATATGAATACGAAGATGAATATGAAGATGAGTACGAAGTTTTCCTTGGTTGGTTGGCAGTACGCTGCTACGAAGACCGCATACTAGAAGAGATCACCTTTCACGATCTTAAAACCCAAACAGAATCGATAAGTATATTTTCAGAAGTTGCCTACCTGTGCTTGAAAAAAGATCGTCCGAATATGGCTTGGGTGATATCTAAACTTGAGGAAGCTCTCAACATCCAT AATGAGTGGGAATGTGAGCAAAAATTGCGTGATTATGAGGATATATTGAAGATGTCCAAATATATgccatccaataaaatcaccaaaaAGGAACTTTATGCTCGTCTTTGTTTAGGAATGTCCATTGACAATGGAAAAATG TGGGTTTCATTAAACAAGGATGGAAAGACGAATGAATTGATATCCGCTACAGAGTTTGAATACAAAAATCTTAGGATTCTCAAGTGGAGATCTGAAAAATCATCAAG GGTGCAATATGCACATAATTTCGTGGGGTGA
- the LOC139840264 gene encoding leucine-rich repeat receptor protein kinase HPCA1-like isoform X5, whose amino-acid sequence MGLKVFAVKRFDEIDCFGENAFLKKVTMFSLCVHDNIMPLRGFCEEDNEKIIIMEHASNGSLDGHINKSSLTWGLRLKIAISVAKGLSHIHSLDNIQSTYHGDIIKTSKILLDGDWKASILYFVTSKGHDRLGYLDPLLLSDGATTTGSDFYAFGVVLFQILSGKLAIEKAEKYPQDKLRKIISREQKSDAEYEYEDEYEDEYEVFLGWLAVRCYEDRILEEITFHDLKTQTESISIFSEVAYLCLKKDRPNMAWVISKLEEALNIHNEWECEQKLRDYEDILKMSKYMPSNKITKKELYARLCLGMSIDNGKMWVSLNKDGKTNELISATEFEYKNLRILKWRSEKSSRVTQITIENRMITGTCRFSKVAKISETSDLNIKIQIKTKFLSEGVIYGAYLVFKFCDSRMVSSDTYVNLKYKTSTGSYNSYIAKGRDDAWKMIELCKFEDHSQIIDFEVQLKRFHGHSCGSGPIFIEGIEFQPIDDN is encoded by the exons ATGGGACTAAAAGTGTTTGCTGTAAAAAGGTTTGATGAGATTGATTGTTTTGGAGAAAATGCATTCTTAAAAAAGGTTACAATGTTTTCTCTTTGTGTGCATGATAACATCATGCCGCTTCGAGGCTTTTGTGAAGAAGATAATGAGAAAATCATTATTATGGAGCATGCGAGTAATGGAAGTCTTGATGGGCATATAAACAAATCTAGTCTCACATGGGGACTAAGACTCAAGATAGCTATTAGTGTTGCGAAAGGGCTATCTCATATTCATTCTTTGGATAATATTCAAAGCACATACCACGGTGACATTATAAAAACTAGCAAGATTCTACTTGATGGTGACTGGAAAGCATCAATCTTATATTTTGTTACATCTAAAGGTCATGACAGGCTAGGCTATCTTGATCCGTTACTTTTGTCAGATGGTGCAACAACAACAGGATCAGATTTTTATGCATTTGGAGTCGTTTTATTTCAGATATTATCTGGGAAGTTGGCAATAGAAAAGGCAGAAAAGTATCCACAAGATAAACTTCGAAAAATTATAAGCCGTGAACAAAAAAGTGATGCAGAATATGAATACGAAGATGAATATGAAGATGAGTACGAAGTTTTCCTTGGTTGGTTGGCAGTACGCTGCTACGAAGACCGCATACTAGAAGAGATCACCTTTCACGATCTTAAAACCCAAACAGAATCGATAAGTATATTTTCAGAAGTTGCCTACCTGTGCTTGAAAAAAGATCGTCCGAATATGGCTTGGGTGATATCTAAACTTGAGGAAGCTCTCAACATCCAT AATGAGTGGGAATGTGAGCAAAAATTGCGTGATTATGAGGATATATTGAAGATGTCCAAATATATgccatccaataaaatcaccaaaaAGGAACTTTATGCTCGTCTTTGTTTAGGAATGTCCATTGACAATGGAAAAATG TGGGTTTCATTAAACAAGGATGGAAAGACGAATGAATTGATATCCGCTACAGAGTTTGAATACAAAAATCTTAGGATTCTCAAGTGGAGATCTGAAAAATCATCAAG GGTCACTCAAATTACTATTGAGAATAGAATGATAACTGGTACTTGCAGGTTCTCAAAGGTTGCAAAGATTTCAGAGACGTCAGATCTCAACATCAAAATTCAGATAAAAACTAAGTTTTTATCTGAAGGGGTCATTTATGGGGCTTACTTAGTGTTCAAATTTTGTGATTCACGAATGGTTTCAAGTGACACATATGTGAACCTAAAATATAAAACATCAACGGGATCCTATAATTCATATATTGCAAAGGGAAGAGATGATGCGTGGAAGATGATTGAATTATGTAAATTTGAGGATCATAGTCAAATTATTGATTTTGAGGTTCAGCTAAAGAGATTTCATGGCCATTCTTGTGGAAGCGGTCCCATTTTTATAGAAGGCATCGAGTTTCAACCCATCGATGAT AATTGA
- the LOC139840264 gene encoding uncharacterized protein isoform X1 yields the protein MANQYFPDNKPYQIIASYLQKEFQKSSLSSFQRTMDSINIFAALTHVCLHCTTTNHRLTMADVITELRKSQTLHLGVEVVSLQEIKSATNCFNNQNVIAKGSSGTIYKGELTLTMGLKVFAVKRFDEIDCFGENAFLKKVTMFSLCVHDNIMPLRGFCEEDNEKIIIMEHASNGSLDGHINKSSLTWGLRLKIAISVAKGLSHIHSLDNIQSTYHGDIIKTSKILLDGDWKASILYFVTSKGHDRLGYLDPLLLSDGATTTGSDFYAFGVVLFQILSGKLAIEKAEKYPQDKLRKIISREQKSDAEYEYEDEYEDEYEVFLGWLAVRCYEDRILEEITFHDLKTQTESISIFSEVAYLCLKKDRPNMAWVISKLEEALNIHNEWECEQKLRDYEDILKMSKYMPSNKITKKELYARLCLGMSIDNGKMWVSLNKDGKTNELISATEFEYKNLRILKWRSEKSSRVTQITIENRMITGTCRFSKVAKISETSDLNIKIQIKTKFLSEGVIYGAYLVFKFCDSRMVSSDTYVNLKYKTSTGSYNSYIAKGRDDAWKMIELCKFEDHSQIIDFEVQLKRFHGHSCGSGPIFIEGIEFQPIDDN from the exons ATGGCCAATCAATATTTCCCAGACAATAAACCATACCAGATCATTGCTTCGTATCTACAGAAAGAGTTTCAGAAAAGTTCCTTGTCATCATTCCAGAGAACCATGGATTCCATAAACATATTTGCAGCTTTAACACATGTTTGCTTACATTGCACTACAACCAATCACCGCCTCACAATGGCTGATGTCATCACTGAACTTAGAAAATCGCAGACATTGCAC CTAGGGGTTGAAGTTGTTTCTTTACAAGAAATCAAGTCTGCCACAAATTGTTTCAATAATCAAAATGTTATTGCGAAGGGATCGTCTGGTACAATTTACAAAGGAGAACTCACTCTTACTATGGGACTAAAAGTGTTTGCTGTAAAAAGGTTTGATGAGATTGATTGTTTTGGAGAAAATGCATTCTTAAAAAAGGTTACAATGTTTTCTCTTTGTGTGCATGATAACATCATGCCGCTTCGAGGCTTTTGTGAAGAAGATAATGAGAAAATCATTATTATGGAGCATGCGAGTAATGGAAGTCTTGATGGGCATATAAACAAATCTAGTCTCACATGGGGACTAAGACTCAAGATAGCTATTAGTGTTGCGAAAGGGCTATCTCATATTCATTCTTTGGATAATATTCAAAGCACATACCACGGTGACATTATAAAAACTAGCAAGATTCTACTTGATGGTGACTGGAAAGCATCAATCTTATATTTTGTTACATCTAAAGGTCATGACAGGCTAGGCTATCTTGATCCGTTACTTTTGTCAGATGGTGCAACAACAACAGGATCAGATTTTTATGCATTTGGAGTCGTTTTATTTCAGATATTATCTGGGAAGTTGGCAATAGAAAAGGCAGAAAAGTATCCACAAGATAAACTTCGAAAAATTATAAGCCGTGAACAAAAAAGTGATGCAGAATATGAATACGAAGATGAATATGAAGATGAGTACGAAGTTTTCCTTGGTTGGTTGGCAGTACGCTGCTACGAAGACCGCATACTAGAAGAGATCACCTTTCACGATCTTAAAACCCAAACAGAATCGATAAGTATATTTTCAGAAGTTGCCTACCTGTGCTTGAAAAAAGATCGTCCGAATATGGCTTGGGTGATATCTAAACTTGAGGAAGCTCTCAACATCCAT AATGAGTGGGAATGTGAGCAAAAATTGCGTGATTATGAGGATATATTGAAGATGTCCAAATATATgccatccaataaaatcaccaaaaAGGAACTTTATGCTCGTCTTTGTTTAGGAATGTCCATTGACAATGGAAAAATG TGGGTTTCATTAAACAAGGATGGAAAGACGAATGAATTGATATCCGCTACAGAGTTTGAATACAAAAATCTTAGGATTCTCAAGTGGAGATCTGAAAAATCATCAAG GGTCACTCAAATTACTATTGAGAATAGAATGATAACTGGTACTTGCAGGTTCTCAAAGGTTGCAAAGATTTCAGAGACGTCAGATCTCAACATCAAAATTCAGATAAAAACTAAGTTTTTATCTGAAGGGGTCATTTATGGGGCTTACTTAGTGTTCAAATTTTGTGATTCACGAATGGTTTCAAGTGACACATATGTGAACCTAAAATATAAAACATCAACGGGATCCTATAATTCATATATTGCAAAGGGAAGAGATGATGCGTGGAAGATGATTGAATTATGTAAATTTGAGGATCATAGTCAAATTATTGATTTTGAGGTTCAGCTAAAGAGATTTCATGGCCATTCTTGTGGAAGCGGTCCCATTTTTATAGAAGGCATCGAGTTTCAACCCATCGATGAT AATTGA
- the LOC139840264 gene encoding probable serine/threonine-protein kinase PBL12 isoform X3, which translates to MANQYFPDNKPYQIIASYLQKEFQKSSLSSFQRTMDSINIFAALTHVCLHCTTTNHRLTMADVITELRKSQTLHLGVEVVSLQEIKSATNCFNNQNVIAKGSSGTIYKGELTLTMGLKVFAVKRFDEIDCFGENAFLKKVTMFSLCVHDNIMPLRGFCEEDNEKIIIMEHASNGSLDGHINKSSLTWGLRLKIAISVAKGLSHIHSLDNIQSTYHGDIIKTSKILLDGDWKASILYFVTSKGHDRLGYLDPLLLSDGATTTGSDFYAFGVVLFQILSGKLAIEKAEKYPQDKLRKIISREQKSDAEYEYEDEYEDEYEVFLGWLAVRCYEDRILEEITFHDLKTQTESISIFSEVAYLCLKKDRPNMAWVISKLEEALNIHWVSLNKDGKTNELISATEFEYKNLRILKWRSEKSSRVTQITIENRMITGTCRFSKVAKISETSDLNIKIQIKTKFLSEGVIYGAYLVFKFCDSRMVSSDTYVNLKYKTSTGSYNSYIAKGRDDAWKMIELCKFEDHSQIIDFEVQLKRFHGHSCGSGPIFIEGIEFQPIDDN; encoded by the exons ATGGCCAATCAATATTTCCCAGACAATAAACCATACCAGATCATTGCTTCGTATCTACAGAAAGAGTTTCAGAAAAGTTCCTTGTCATCATTCCAGAGAACCATGGATTCCATAAACATATTTGCAGCTTTAACACATGTTTGCTTACATTGCACTACAACCAATCACCGCCTCACAATGGCTGATGTCATCACTGAACTTAGAAAATCGCAGACATTGCAC CTAGGGGTTGAAGTTGTTTCTTTACAAGAAATCAAGTCTGCCACAAATTGTTTCAATAATCAAAATGTTATTGCGAAGGGATCGTCTGGTACAATTTACAAAGGAGAACTCACTCTTACTATGGGACTAAAAGTGTTTGCTGTAAAAAGGTTTGATGAGATTGATTGTTTTGGAGAAAATGCATTCTTAAAAAAGGTTACAATGTTTTCTCTTTGTGTGCATGATAACATCATGCCGCTTCGAGGCTTTTGTGAAGAAGATAATGAGAAAATCATTATTATGGAGCATGCGAGTAATGGAAGTCTTGATGGGCATATAAACAAATCTAGTCTCACATGGGGACTAAGACTCAAGATAGCTATTAGTGTTGCGAAAGGGCTATCTCATATTCATTCTTTGGATAATATTCAAAGCACATACCACGGTGACATTATAAAAACTAGCAAGATTCTACTTGATGGTGACTGGAAAGCATCAATCTTATATTTTGTTACATCTAAAGGTCATGACAGGCTAGGCTATCTTGATCCGTTACTTTTGTCAGATGGTGCAACAACAACAGGATCAGATTTTTATGCATTTGGAGTCGTTTTATTTCAGATATTATCTGGGAAGTTGGCAATAGAAAAGGCAGAAAAGTATCCACAAGATAAACTTCGAAAAATTATAAGCCGTGAACAAAAAAGTGATGCAGAATATGAATACGAAGATGAATATGAAGATGAGTACGAAGTTTTCCTTGGTTGGTTGGCAGTACGCTGCTACGAAGACCGCATACTAGAAGAGATCACCTTTCACGATCTTAAAACCCAAACAGAATCGATAAGTATATTTTCAGAAGTTGCCTACCTGTGCTTGAAAAAAGATCGTCCGAATATGGCTTGGGTGATATCTAAACTTGAGGAAGCTCTCAACATCCAT TGGGTTTCATTAAACAAGGATGGAAAGACGAATGAATTGATATCCGCTACAGAGTTTGAATACAAAAATCTTAGGATTCTCAAGTGGAGATCTGAAAAATCATCAAG GGTCACTCAAATTACTATTGAGAATAGAATGATAACTGGTACTTGCAGGTTCTCAAAGGTTGCAAAGATTTCAGAGACGTCAGATCTCAACATCAAAATTCAGATAAAAACTAAGTTTTTATCTGAAGGGGTCATTTATGGGGCTTACTTAGTGTTCAAATTTTGTGATTCACGAATGGTTTCAAGTGACACATATGTGAACCTAAAATATAAAACATCAACGGGATCCTATAATTCATATATTGCAAAGGGAAGAGATGATGCGTGGAAGATGATTGAATTATGTAAATTTGAGGATCATAGTCAAATTATTGATTTTGAGGTTCAGCTAAAGAGATTTCATGGCCATTCTTGTGGAAGCGGTCCCATTTTTATAGAAGGCATCGAGTTTCAACCCATCGATGAT AATTGA
- the LOC139840264 gene encoding uncharacterized protein isoform X2, producing MANQYFPDNKPYQIIASYLQKEFQKSSLSSFQRTMDSINIFAALTHVCLHCTTTNHRLTMADVITELRKSQTLHLGVEVVSLQEIKSATNCFNNQNVIAKGSSGTIYKGELTLTMGLKVFAVKRFDEIDCFGENAFLKKVTMFSLCVHDNIMPLRGFCEEDNEKIIIMEHASNGSLDGHINKSSLTWGLRLKIAISVAKGLSHIHSLDNIQSTYHGDIIKTSKILLDGDWKASILYFVTSKGHDRLGYLDPLLLSDGATTTGSDFYAFGVVLFQILSGKLAIEKAEKYPQDKLRKIISREQKSDAEYEYEDEYEDEYEVFLGWLAVRCYEDRILEEITFHDLKTQTESISIFSEVAYLCLKKDRPNMAWVISKLEEALNIHNEWECEQKLRDYEDILKMSKYMPSNKITKKELYARLCLGMSIDNGKMWVSLNKDGKTNELISATEFEYKNLRILKWRSEKSSRFSKVAKISETSDLNIKIQIKTKFLSEGVIYGAYLVFKFCDSRMVSSDTYVNLKYKTSTGSYNSYIAKGRDDAWKMIELCKFEDHSQIIDFEVQLKRFHGHSCGSGPIFIEGIEFQPIDDN from the exons ATGGCCAATCAATATTTCCCAGACAATAAACCATACCAGATCATTGCTTCGTATCTACAGAAAGAGTTTCAGAAAAGTTCCTTGTCATCATTCCAGAGAACCATGGATTCCATAAACATATTTGCAGCTTTAACACATGTTTGCTTACATTGCACTACAACCAATCACCGCCTCACAATGGCTGATGTCATCACTGAACTTAGAAAATCGCAGACATTGCAC CTAGGGGTTGAAGTTGTTTCTTTACAAGAAATCAAGTCTGCCACAAATTGTTTCAATAATCAAAATGTTATTGCGAAGGGATCGTCTGGTACAATTTACAAAGGAGAACTCACTCTTACTATGGGACTAAAAGTGTTTGCTGTAAAAAGGTTTGATGAGATTGATTGTTTTGGAGAAAATGCATTCTTAAAAAAGGTTACAATGTTTTCTCTTTGTGTGCATGATAACATCATGCCGCTTCGAGGCTTTTGTGAAGAAGATAATGAGAAAATCATTATTATGGAGCATGCGAGTAATGGAAGTCTTGATGGGCATATAAACAAATCTAGTCTCACATGGGGACTAAGACTCAAGATAGCTATTAGTGTTGCGAAAGGGCTATCTCATATTCATTCTTTGGATAATATTCAAAGCACATACCACGGTGACATTATAAAAACTAGCAAGATTCTACTTGATGGTGACTGGAAAGCATCAATCTTATATTTTGTTACATCTAAAGGTCATGACAGGCTAGGCTATCTTGATCCGTTACTTTTGTCAGATGGTGCAACAACAACAGGATCAGATTTTTATGCATTTGGAGTCGTTTTATTTCAGATATTATCTGGGAAGTTGGCAATAGAAAAGGCAGAAAAGTATCCACAAGATAAACTTCGAAAAATTATAAGCCGTGAACAAAAAAGTGATGCAGAATATGAATACGAAGATGAATATGAAGATGAGTACGAAGTTTTCCTTGGTTGGTTGGCAGTACGCTGCTACGAAGACCGCATACTAGAAGAGATCACCTTTCACGATCTTAAAACCCAAACAGAATCGATAAGTATATTTTCAGAAGTTGCCTACCTGTGCTTGAAAAAAGATCGTCCGAATATGGCTTGGGTGATATCTAAACTTGAGGAAGCTCTCAACATCCAT AATGAGTGGGAATGTGAGCAAAAATTGCGTGATTATGAGGATATATTGAAGATGTCCAAATATATgccatccaataaaatcaccaaaaAGGAACTTTATGCTCGTCTTTGTTTAGGAATGTCCATTGACAATGGAAAAATG TGGGTTTCATTAAACAAGGATGGAAAGACGAATGAATTGATATCCGCTACAGAGTTTGAATACAAAAATCTTAGGATTCTCAAGTGGAGATCTGAAAAATCATCAAG GTTCTCAAAGGTTGCAAAGATTTCAGAGACGTCAGATCTCAACATCAAAATTCAGATAAAAACTAAGTTTTTATCTGAAGGGGTCATTTATGGGGCTTACTTAGTGTTCAAATTTTGTGATTCACGAATGGTTTCAAGTGACACATATGTGAACCTAAAATATAAAACATCAACGGGATCCTATAATTCATATATTGCAAAGGGAAGAGATGATGCGTGGAAGATGATTGAATTATGTAAATTTGAGGATCATAGTCAAATTATTGATTTTGAGGTTCAGCTAAAGAGATTTCATGGCCATTCTTGTGGAAGCGGTCCCATTTTTATAGAAGGCATCGAGTTTCAACCCATCGATGAT AATTGA
- the LOC139840264 gene encoding probable serine/threonine-protein kinase PBL10 isoform X4, with protein sequence MANQYFPDNKPYQIIASYLQKEFQKSSLSSFQRTMDSINIFAALTHVCLHCTTTNHRLTMADVITELRKSQTLHLGVEVVSLQEIKSATNCFNNQNVIAKGSSGTIYKGELTLTMGLKVFAVKRFDEIDCFGENAFLKKVTMFSLCVHDNIMPLRGFCEEDNEKIIIMEHASNGSLDGHINKSSLTWGLRLKIAISVAKGLSHIHSLDNIQSTYHGDIIKTSKILLDGDWKASILYFVTSKGHDRLGYLDPLLLSDGATTTGSDFYAFGVVLFQILSGKLAIEKAEKYPQDKLRKIISREQKSDAEYEYEDEYEDEYEVFLGWLAVRCYEDRILEEITFHDLKTQTESISIFSEVAYLCLKKDRPNMAWVISKLEEALNIHWVSLNKDGKTNELISATEFEYKNLRILKWRSEKSSRFSKVAKISETSDLNIKIQIKTKFLSEGVIYGAYLVFKFCDSRMVSSDTYVNLKYKTSTGSYNSYIAKGRDDAWKMIELCKFEDHSQIIDFEVQLKRFHGHSCGSGPIFIEGIEFQPIDDN encoded by the exons ATGGCCAATCAATATTTCCCAGACAATAAACCATACCAGATCATTGCTTCGTATCTACAGAAAGAGTTTCAGAAAAGTTCCTTGTCATCATTCCAGAGAACCATGGATTCCATAAACATATTTGCAGCTTTAACACATGTTTGCTTACATTGCACTACAACCAATCACCGCCTCACAATGGCTGATGTCATCACTGAACTTAGAAAATCGCAGACATTGCAC CTAGGGGTTGAAGTTGTTTCTTTACAAGAAATCAAGTCTGCCACAAATTGTTTCAATAATCAAAATGTTATTGCGAAGGGATCGTCTGGTACAATTTACAAAGGAGAACTCACTCTTACTATGGGACTAAAAGTGTTTGCTGTAAAAAGGTTTGATGAGATTGATTGTTTTGGAGAAAATGCATTCTTAAAAAAGGTTACAATGTTTTCTCTTTGTGTGCATGATAACATCATGCCGCTTCGAGGCTTTTGTGAAGAAGATAATGAGAAAATCATTATTATGGAGCATGCGAGTAATGGAAGTCTTGATGGGCATATAAACAAATCTAGTCTCACATGGGGACTAAGACTCAAGATAGCTATTAGTGTTGCGAAAGGGCTATCTCATATTCATTCTTTGGATAATATTCAAAGCACATACCACGGTGACATTATAAAAACTAGCAAGATTCTACTTGATGGTGACTGGAAAGCATCAATCTTATATTTTGTTACATCTAAAGGTCATGACAGGCTAGGCTATCTTGATCCGTTACTTTTGTCAGATGGTGCAACAACAACAGGATCAGATTTTTATGCATTTGGAGTCGTTTTATTTCAGATATTATCTGGGAAGTTGGCAATAGAAAAGGCAGAAAAGTATCCACAAGATAAACTTCGAAAAATTATAAGCCGTGAACAAAAAAGTGATGCAGAATATGAATACGAAGATGAATATGAAGATGAGTACGAAGTTTTCCTTGGTTGGTTGGCAGTACGCTGCTACGAAGACCGCATACTAGAAGAGATCACCTTTCACGATCTTAAAACCCAAACAGAATCGATAAGTATATTTTCAGAAGTTGCCTACCTGTGCTTGAAAAAAGATCGTCCGAATATGGCTTGGGTGATATCTAAACTTGAGGAAGCTCTCAACATCCAT TGGGTTTCATTAAACAAGGATGGAAAGACGAATGAATTGATATCCGCTACAGAGTTTGAATACAAAAATCTTAGGATTCTCAAGTGGAGATCTGAAAAATCATCAAG GTTCTCAAAGGTTGCAAAGATTTCAGAGACGTCAGATCTCAACATCAAAATTCAGATAAAAACTAAGTTTTTATCTGAAGGGGTCATTTATGGGGCTTACTTAGTGTTCAAATTTTGTGATTCACGAATGGTTTCAAGTGACACATATGTGAACCTAAAATATAAAACATCAACGGGATCCTATAATTCATATATTGCAAAGGGAAGAGATGATGCGTGGAAGATGATTGAATTATGTAAATTTGAGGATCATAGTCAAATTATTGATTTTGAGGTTCAGCTAAAGAGATTTCATGGCCATTCTTGTGGAAGCGGTCCCATTTTTATAGAAGGCATCGAGTTTCAACCCATCGATGAT AATTGA